Within the Takifugu rubripes chromosome 8, fTakRub1.2, whole genome shotgun sequence genome, the region AGATGGAGTAACAACAATCAGATGGAGCGTAGGAGCCTGTTCATGGAATGCCTGGAGCCACATGAACCATCCACACCTCAACGCCTCAAAGACAAAGTAACtagtcattgactttgggatgTCTAGACCAAAACTATGACCAGCTCTTAGAGAAAGAgttgaggtggaggctgtggagttctacaagtaccgtattttcatgactataaggcgcacctaaaacactgagattttctcaaaaattgacggtgcgccttataatatggtgcgccttgtgtgtggactgagttccaaaatctggtGTGTggctttggtgggtgcactacggtaaacgctccgccaatcgattagcggcacacctacgcataaggatcccctaaaatggcgccggtcaagcgagacacgtatgaatgaggcttactttaaactgcaagacattaaatatgaaaatatttaatcaaaatggcaatcaagcaatcttaatatttttgctttatgaggaggcggcatctctccatacgcgcgaggataACTGTTGCACAGCGGCTGCCCACGGATTACcaagagagggcggccatcttccgcacctactgccgcgacaagatcactgcgcccagccacatcaccaacatggatgagatccctctgacttttgacatccctttgacccacaaagtggagaaaaagggaacagtacggtggcgatacgcacaacggggcacgagtcATTCACcatggttctcggctgccacggaaacggacagagcgctggatgaaggaaggcaaacactccttcacaaagactatgaggcagcggcgggcaagttatgccaccatatgcgggtggattgtagggctatgataccgtcttcatgcattggaagagctttcacaaaatcaacgctggaCTGTAAgtggtcggtgagtctgattcagatgatgaagaagaggaatttgggatgttaaacattgaaatagtgcagctgtttaattcagatacagaagatgaaaactttgatggttttgtggcagaagaatgaatattttgttcactaaatgtgaagaaactcaccgttttacttctgttgtcattttttactgtatgttttagcatgcgcctaataatacggtgcgccttatgtatgttttaaaaacagataTAGTACCcgcaactgagactgcgccttttattgcagtgaaaatatggaagttcaaaagtgccataaCCATAATATTTGTAACGATTCTGCTtcatgattatggcactttgtgatcagtCATCACAACATGAGgaaagtggcacaacacaaagtgagacacacatgaggtgaactaacacaggggtggcacggttatgtaggggctaaaatggctgccacaaagcaagaaggttcctgcagtcagggttttttttgtgcagagtttgcctgttctccccgtgtccatgtgcattgacattagaagtgaatgagggcatgaacagttgtttgtcgttgtgagttagaagtgggataagTGGCCACCTGTCCCTTAAAAGGGATAAAGAAGTCGAAGACAAAAtggatggacaaaaatcccttggccagttttttcacaattctaataaaactgttgaaggtcttttgttgcaaaatcaaattttaattgattatatcttaacaatggcagctgtgactgcttttcatcatgctgaatgctgatgcaccaattaggaagctaaccaaggtctgcagattcaaaaatcagcagacagatgtcaaggtttcagttgtattgggaatcttgagcaggtagtaatttttaattaaatcaaaaattaatgtttgtattgtgttcaattttgtggatggacagaaaaaacaattttattaggaaaactttgtttcatcgagattgataaatgatacaattgaaaatgtagaaaccgatatgagtaaatacaaaatacttaattaggtcCTTTGTTaacctgcaatgacaacaagacatctacagcctcacagcagagtacacacattcattctgtctgttctgcattgatctgttgggctggttgttcctcaaagctgcataatggaggttgttttcctcttggtagccctggagatatgtTATAAAGGGTAAGTTAGTGTATGTACataaggattatttatacattacatataaactttaaaaaaaaaatcaaaattgtctccacctctgcatttgctctggatgaagcttggaatcttgattgagagtctgttttaaaacacaggaagacatttttttaaagtaattttcccagtttacctttaagaatattcaaaatatattacatcagttacccagagagtgatgactgtttttcctctttgtcataaaaactgaaatggataataaaacaaccacaatgatggtaaatatccaacctgcactgaggaaatacaccaaaacaagatggtttccttcatctgtaacgagatgcatcagaaattgtgatatccgcgatgccGTTTCAGATAATCACTTCagtatttcaacaaatttgtcctctcactttatattaagctagttataatgtcattactgtgtaattcagggagacaatagacatcgccagtcacaaattattttataaagtaacaatatagaagcagaacctatactgacataaaaagtaatgagttaaagtgattcTTTGACCACAAATATTATGTTCTTAAAGGACTGCCACGGTGTCCATGTACAATTCAAACTGGTCTTTAAATGTTACAATTTCCTCATTTTAGATACTGAAAGCTTTGTGTAAACAGAGAATTGGGGGATATTTAGGTCATATCTGTTTAAACTGGTAAATTTTTCGATAAAAcacaatatactgtataaaccaactgaacagagctaattaggataacctttttatggacacttaaataaattactggatgctggcttaatatttttaaaactagatAATATGTAAATAATTTCTTATATGTAAATaattttttacaaaaaataatcTACACAAAATTAcagcactcacccccacacaccagcttggttccatttccaaacagaatgtgtccacatgctgcaacagcacaatagtaggtcccagtctgagaagtattcaggttcttcatggagaagctgtagaaacaggtgttggttttcctctcacactgcttgttcctgcctgtatggctgtacatgagtcccagctgagatggtccagagtttctgaaccagtaaacagtgtgatccccatcacaagtccacccagtatgtactgtacaattcagcgtcacagaaccttctgcttggatagactgtgatgctgactgatctatggtcaaccctgaaccctctacaatgacattataaccttctgtaaagtcaaattcatttaaatactgatttacacagtaataggtggctgagtctgataactccaaatctgttattgtcagattagttcctttgttaccaggatgtagttggaaacgtggattggttttgaagtcattaacaaataTCCAACGTTTACTTGATATCCAGTACATACAGATCAGAATGGGCTgctctcccagagtttctttaaaccaagagatccTGGTAGAAAAATTATCTCtatgaagacacggcaaagtcaggttctgtccaggtttgaccaagatataattggtcttccaattcaaagatggagaaaattccattgtagctgtctgagctaaaaacaaaatacaaacagaaatgaACACTGAAtaatgtttaaatctagaattttgcaaatgatgccagaaataaacaaaatactaacaaaaaagaaat harbors:
- the LOC101063927 gene encoding uncharacterized protein, producing the protein MTSAKLIFWLICLEKFAQTATMEFSPSLNWKTNYILVKPGQNLTLPCLHRDNFSTRISWFKETLGEQPILICMYWISSKRWIFVNDFKTNPRFQLHPGNKGTNLTITDLELSDSATYYCVNQYLNEFDFTEGYNVIVEGSGLTIDQSASQSIQAEGSVTLNCTVHTGWTCDGDHTVYWFRNSGPSQLGLMYSHTGRNKQCERKTNTCFYSFSMKNLNTSQTGTYYCAVAACGHILFGNGTKLVCGDEGNHLVLVYFLSAGWIFTIIVVVLLSISVFMTKRKNSHHSLDSQSRFQASSRANAEGYQEENNLHYAALRNNQPNRSMQNRQNECVYSASSLAAQSDTSSAFISVQRTSLHSAQHLEQDGIRKVCFLSDVLRENCYKGIFSIFEL